The Arthrobacter russicus genome has a segment encoding these proteins:
- a CDS encoding MFS transporter has product MKLTKAYWLLWTGQILNRIGLIAPAFLVIYLQRSGIINESAASLIVGLFGVGIVLAGLLGGVLAESIGPRKLILIAEPIAVLIALLYLVVRDPILIGILALLSGALSTIERPAGAALISTMVSPDHFPRAYGLHLMGFNVGTTLSLVLSGLFLEIFPPGIFMVWAACSALYWGFAKSLPPDETVAKTEPFSLKNMARDLAEPYRQRSLVVFLVLCFIVALIYLQVNSTLPLHMLSEGINSAQIGIVLAVNAVLSIVLLPLVPKLVAKWPDSTPLVLASVFVGVGFGLNAFAHDVPFFLVALIFWTIGEVLWAPMSAGYLAARAPEGRTSSYMSSYFFVWNTAFMIGGPLGIVIANAFGYPALWLGVLVLGLLGGLGFKLLAVPKESHAKTDAKTDA; this is encoded by the coding sequence ATGAAACTCACTAAGGCCTATTGGCTGCTCTGGACAGGTCAGATCCTCAACCGCATCGGGCTCATCGCACCGGCTTTCCTGGTCATTTACCTCCAACGAAGCGGAATCATCAACGAATCAGCGGCTTCGCTGATTGTCGGATTGTTCGGCGTCGGAATCGTTTTGGCCGGGCTCTTGGGCGGCGTCCTCGCCGAATCCATCGGACCCCGGAAACTCATCCTGATCGCGGAGCCGATCGCGGTCCTGATCGCACTGCTCTACCTGGTGGTCCGCGATCCGATCCTGATCGGGATTCTCGCTCTGCTCTCCGGAGCACTTTCCACGATCGAACGTCCGGCCGGGGCCGCCCTGATTTCCACCATGGTGTCGCCGGACCACTTCCCTCGGGCCTATGGACTCCATCTAATGGGGTTCAACGTCGGGACCACGCTGAGCCTGGTGCTCTCCGGTCTGTTCCTTGAAATCTTCCCACCCGGGATCTTCATGGTCTGGGCGGCCTGCAGCGCACTGTACTGGGGATTCGCGAAGTCCCTGCCGCCGGACGAAACGGTGGCCAAAACGGAACCCTTTTCGCTCAAGAACATGGCCCGCGACCTGGCCGAGCCTTATCGGCAGCGCTCCCTGGTGGTCTTCCTGGTCCTGTGCTTCATCGTGGCCCTGATCTACCTCCAGGTGAACTCGACGCTGCCTTTGCACATGCTGTCCGAGGGCATCAACTCCGCGCAGATCGGCATTGTGCTCGCGGTGAATGCGGTGCTGTCCATCGTCTTGCTGCCCCTGGTACCCAAGCTGGTCGCCAAGTGGCCGGACAGCACTCCGTTGGTCCTCGCCTCGGTTTTCGTCGGCGTCGGCTTCGGCTTGAATGCTTTCGCGCACGATGTGCCGTTCTTCTTGGTGGCGTTGATTTTCTGGACCATCGGGGAAGTGCTCTGGGCGCCGATGTCTGCCGGATACCTCGCGGCCCGGGCTCCGGAGGGCCGGACGAGCAGTTACATGAGCTCGTATTTCTTCGTTTGGAACACGGCTTTCATGATCGGCGGGCCACTGGGCATCGTGATCGCGAATGCCTTCGGCTACCCCGCCTTGTGGCTGGGCGTCCTGGTCCTGGGCCTGCTCGGCGGGCTGGGCTTCAAATTGCTCGCCGTGCCCAAGGAAAGCCACGCCAAGACGGACGCGAAAA